A window of the Streptomyces sp. Ag109_O5-10 genome harbors these coding sequences:
- a CDS encoding SEC-C metal-binding domain-containing protein: protein MDWPPARNGPCWCGSERKYKKVLRKSRGRVNA from the coding sequence ATCGATTGGCCCCCGGCCCGCAATGGACCATGTTGGTGCGGTTCGGAGCGCAAGTACAAAAAAGTGCTGCGGAAATCCCGCGGCCGGGTGAATGCCTGA
- a CDS encoding TldD/PmbA family protein — MPHEIDQSFLALPLRPLADAALARARALGAEHADFRFERVRSASLSLRDAKPAGSSDTTDLGYAVRVVHGGTWGFASGVDLSLDAAAKVASQAVAMAKLSAQVIKAAGSDERVELAGEPVHAEKTWVSAYGIDPFSVPDEEKSALLAEWSARLLAANGVNHVDASLLTVHENKFYADTAGTVTTQQRVRLHPQLTAVSVDESSGEFDSMRTIAPPVGRGWEYLTGTGWDWDAELEQIPELLAEKMRAPSVEAGLYDLVVDPSNLWLTIHESIGHATELDRALGYEAAYAGTSFATFDQLGKLRYGSDLMNVTGDRTAEHGLATVGYDDEGVAAQSWDLIKDGTLVGYQLDRRIARLTGFDRSNGCAYADSPGHVPVQRMANVSLQPDPAGLSTEDLIGGVDRGIYVVGDRSWSIDMQRYNFQFTGQRFFRIENGRITGQLRDVAYQATTTDFWGSMTAVGGPQTYVLGGAFNCGKAQPGQVAAVSHGCPSALFKGVNILNTTQEAGR, encoded by the coding sequence GTGCCCCATGAAATCGATCAGTCGTTTCTGGCACTTCCGCTACGTCCCCTGGCCGACGCCGCGCTGGCGCGGGCGCGGGCGCTGGGGGCCGAACACGCGGACTTCCGGTTCGAGCGGGTGCGCAGCGCGTCCTTGAGTCTCAGGGACGCCAAGCCCGCCGGATCCTCGGACACCACCGACCTCGGGTACGCGGTCCGGGTCGTGCACGGCGGCACCTGGGGATTCGCGTCGGGGGTGGACCTGAGCCTCGATGCCGCGGCCAAGGTCGCGTCGCAGGCGGTGGCCATGGCGAAGCTCTCGGCACAGGTCATCAAGGCGGCCGGGTCCGACGAGCGGGTGGAGCTGGCCGGTGAGCCGGTGCACGCGGAGAAGACGTGGGTCTCGGCGTACGGGATCGACCCGTTCTCCGTGCCGGACGAGGAGAAGTCGGCGCTGCTCGCGGAGTGGAGCGCGCGGCTGCTGGCGGCGAACGGCGTCAACCATGTCGACGCCTCGCTGCTCACCGTCCACGAGAACAAGTTCTACGCGGACACGGCCGGGACCGTGACGACCCAGCAGCGGGTGCGGCTGCACCCGCAGCTGACGGCCGTGTCGGTCGACGAGTCCAGCGGCGAGTTCGACTCGATGCGGACCATCGCACCGCCGGTCGGCCGCGGCTGGGAGTACCTCACCGGCACCGGCTGGGACTGGGACGCCGAGCTGGAGCAGATCCCGGAGCTGCTGGCCGAGAAGATGCGGGCGCCGAGCGTGGAGGCGGGTCTGTACGACCTGGTGGTCGATCCCTCCAACCTGTGGCTGACCATCCACGAGTCCATCGGCCACGCCACCGAGCTGGACCGCGCGCTCGGCTACGAGGCCGCCTACGCCGGCACCTCCTTCGCCACCTTCGACCAGCTCGGCAAGCTGAGGTACGGCTCCGACCTGATGAACGTCACCGGCGACCGCACCGCCGAGCACGGCCTGGCGACCGTCGGGTACGACGACGAGGGCGTCGCGGCCCAGTCCTGGGACCTGATCAAGGACGGCACGCTCGTCGGCTACCAGTTGGACCGCAGGATCGCGCGGCTGACCGGCTTCGACCGCTCCAACGGGTGCGCGTACGCCGACTCGCCCGGGCACGTCCCCGTGCAGCGGATGGCCAACGTGTCGCTGCAACCCGATCCGGCCGGGCTGTCGACGGAGGACCTGATCGGCGGGGTCGACCGCGGGATCTACGTGGTCGGCGACCGTTCCTGGTCGATCGACATGCAGCGCTACAACTTCCAGTTCACCGGCCAGCGGTTCTTCAGGATCGAGAACGGCCGGATCACCGGGCAGCTGCGCGACGTCGCCTACCAGGCGACGACCACCGACTTCTGGGGCTCCATGACGGCCGTCGGCGGCCCCCAGACGTACGTCCTCGGCGGCGCCTTCAACTGCGGCAAGGCCCAGCCGGGACAGGTCGCCGCGGTGTCGCACGGCTGCCCCTCGGCCCTCTTCAAGGGCGTCAACATCCTCAACACCACGCAGGAGGCCGGTCGATGA
- a CDS encoding type II toxin-antitoxin system Phd/YefM family antitoxin: MSAISVREFSHNPSAVFARVEKGETVEVTRHGNVIAILVPSGGPMERYAHLVARGRIKLKAATVGDLADFPRYDIPDDALDPLESLLAEREEYYR, translated from the coding sequence ATGAGTGCCATCTCCGTCCGAGAGTTCTCTCATAACCCGAGCGCCGTCTTCGCCCGCGTGGAGAAGGGGGAGACCGTCGAGGTCACCCGGCACGGCAACGTCATCGCGATACTGGTCCCGAGCGGGGGCCCCATGGAGCGGTACGCGCACCTTGTTGCCCGCGGGAGGATCAAACTCAAGGCGGCGACCGTGGGCGACCTCGCCGACTTCCCCCGGTACGACATCCCGGACGACGCGCTGGATCCGCTGGAGTCCCTGCTCGCCGAGCGTGAGGAGTACTACCGGTGA
- a CDS encoding CynX/NimT family MFS transporter — MMGLMVGKETETATTATARTTAPGRSPATATRAWATRLVVVGIVLSAVNLRPAITSLGALLEEVRDGLGMSGSVAGLLTSVPPLCFAVFGVTAPRLARRFGPAAVVCAGMAAVTAGLLTRPYAGSTAGFLAGSALALMGIAVSNVLMPVIVKRWFPDRVGSMTGLYSMALAAGTSVAAAVTVPLTGALGGSWQTGLAVWAGLAAVAVLPWIPLVRDRDRDRGPAPAPAPATEAEAPARAERQEPALRITRSRTAWALAVFFGLQATAAYITMGWMAQIFRDAGVSASTAGLLLAVTMAMGVPLAFVIPRVATRLPHQGPIVIALGVCGLAGYAGLYLAPAGGAWAWAVLLGISNCAFPLALTMVGMRARTGAGVAQLSAFAQSTGYLISIPGPLLVGVLYQHSGGWGLPIALMVGLMIPQMAVGVLAGRDRVVEDEAAATA, encoded by the coding sequence ATGATGGGCCTCATGGTAGGCAAGGAAACCGAGACCGCGACCACGGCGACAGCACGGACGACGGCACCCGGAAGGAGCCCCGCGACGGCCACGCGCGCGTGGGCGACACGGCTGGTCGTCGTCGGCATCGTGCTGTCCGCCGTCAACCTCCGGCCCGCCATCACCAGCCTCGGCGCACTCCTGGAAGAGGTCCGCGACGGTCTCGGCATGAGCGGCAGCGTGGCCGGACTGCTCACCTCCGTGCCCCCGCTCTGCTTCGCCGTCTTCGGGGTCACGGCCCCCCGCCTCGCCCGCCGCTTCGGGCCGGCGGCCGTGGTCTGCGCGGGCATGGCGGCCGTCACGGCCGGCCTGCTGACACGGCCGTACGCCGGGAGCACCGCCGGGTTCCTGGCCGGCAGCGCGCTCGCGCTCATGGGCATCGCGGTCAGCAACGTGCTGATGCCGGTCATCGTCAAGCGCTGGTTCCCCGACCGGGTCGGCTCCATGACCGGCCTGTACTCGATGGCCCTCGCCGCCGGCACCTCGGTGGCCGCCGCGGTGACCGTGCCGCTGACCGGCGCCCTGGGCGGCAGCTGGCAGACCGGTCTCGCGGTCTGGGCCGGGCTCGCGGCGGTCGCGGTGCTGCCGTGGATTCCGCTGGTACGCGACCGCGACCGCGACCGTGGACCGGCACCGGCGCCGGCGCCGGCCACCGAGGCGGAGGCACCCGCGCGTGCGGAGCGGCAGGAGCCCGCCCTGCGGATCACCCGCAGCCGTACCGCCTGGGCGCTCGCCGTGTTCTTCGGGCTCCAGGCCACGGCCGCCTACATCACGATGGGCTGGATGGCACAGATCTTCCGGGACGCCGGCGTCTCCGCGAGCACGGCCGGACTGCTGCTGGCCGTCACCATGGCGATGGGCGTGCCGCTGGCCTTCGTCATCCCGCGGGTGGCCACCCGGCTGCCGCACCAGGGACCGATCGTGATCGCGCTCGGCGTCTGCGGCCTCGCCGGATACGCCGGCCTCTACCTCGCGCCAGCCGGCGGTGCCTGGGCCTGGGCCGTCCTGCTCGGCATCTCGAACTGTGCCTTTCCGCTGGCCCTCACCATGGTCGGGATGCGGGCCAGGACCGGTGCGGGCGTCGCCCAGCTCTCCGCCTTCGCCCAGAGCACCGGCTACCTGATCTCCATCCCCGGGCCGTTGCTGGTGGGCGTGCTCTACCAGCACAGCGGTGGCTGGGGCCTGCCGATCGCCCTCATGGTCGGCCTGATGATCCCGCAGATGGCCGTCGGCGTCCTGGCCGGCCGCGACCGGGTCGTGGAGGACGAGGCGGCCGCGACCGCCTGA
- the serB gene encoding phosphoserine phosphatase SerB has translation MSDPQTSELPTLLVKIFGKDRPGITAGLFDTLAAYMVDVVDIEQVVTRGRLVLCALVTQPPAGLEGDLRATVHSWAESMKMQAEIISGHGDNRPRGLGRSLVTVLGRPLTAESTAAIAARIAKTGGNIDRIFRLAKYPVTAVEFAVSGVETEPLRTALASDAAELGVDIAVVSAGLHRRAQRLVVMDVDSTLIQDEVIELFAAHAGCEDQVAEVTAAAMRGELDFEQSLHARVALLKGLDESVVQKVRAEVRLTPGARTLIRTLKRLGYQVGVVSGGFTQVTDDLKERLGLDFAQANTLEIVDGKLTGRVTGEIVDRAGKARLLRRFAAEAGVPLVQTVAVGDGANDLDMLNAAGLGVAFNAKPVVREAAHTAVNFPFLDTVLYLLGVTREEVEAADTHDES, from the coding sequence ATGAGCGATCCGCAGACCTCCGAGCTCCCCACCCTCCTCGTCAAGATCTTCGGCAAGGACAGGCCGGGCATCACGGCCGGCCTCTTCGACACGCTTGCCGCCTACATGGTCGACGTGGTCGACATCGAGCAGGTCGTCACGCGTGGCCGCCTGGTGCTGTGCGCGCTCGTGACCCAGCCCCCGGCGGGCCTGGAGGGCGACCTCAGGGCGACCGTGCACAGCTGGGCCGAGTCGATGAAGATGCAGGCGGAGATCATCTCCGGCCACGGCGACAACCGCCCGCGCGGCCTCGGCCGTTCCCTGGTCACCGTCCTCGGCCGCCCGCTGACCGCCGAGTCGACGGCCGCCATCGCCGCCCGGATCGCCAAGACCGGCGGCAACATCGACCGTATCTTCCGGCTCGCCAAGTACCCGGTGACCGCGGTGGAGTTCGCGGTGTCCGGCGTGGAGACCGAACCGCTGCGCACCGCCCTGGCCTCCGACGCGGCCGAGCTCGGCGTGGACATCGCGGTGGTCTCGGCGGGCCTGCACCGGCGGGCCCAGCGGCTGGTCGTCATGGACGTGGACTCGACGCTGATCCAGGACGAGGTGATCGAGCTCTTCGCGGCGCACGCCGGCTGCGAGGACCAGGTCGCCGAGGTGACGGCGGCCGCGATGCGCGGCGAGCTGGACTTCGAGCAGTCGCTGCACGCGCGCGTGGCGCTGCTGAAGGGGCTGGACGAGTCGGTCGTGCAGAAGGTGCGCGCGGAGGTCCGGCTGACGCCGGGCGCCCGGACCCTGATCCGTACGCTGAAGCGGCTCGGCTACCAAGTCGGTGTCGTCTCGGGCGGTTTCACCCAGGTCACCGACGACCTGAAGGAGCGGCTGGGGCTTGACTTCGCCCAAGCCAACACGCTGGAGATCGTCGACGGGAAGCTGACCGGCCGGGTGACCGGCGAGATCGTGGACCGGGCGGGCAAGGCGCGGCTGCTGCGCCGGTTCGCCGCCGAGGCGGGCGTGCCGCTGGTGCAGACGGTGGCCGTCGGTGACGGGGCCAACGACCTCGACATGCTGAACGCGGCCGGTCTCGGGGTCGCCTTCAACGCCAAGCCGGTGGTCCGCGAGGCCGCGCACACGGCGGTGAACTTTCCGTTCCTGGACACGGTCCTGTATCTGCTGGGCGTCACGCGCGAAGAGGTCGAGGCGGCGGACACCCACGACGAGAGCTGA
- the fabG gene encoding 3-oxoacyl-[acyl-carrier-protein] reductase: MSRSVLVTGGNRGIGLAIARAFADNGDKVAVTYRSGEPPAVLKELGVLAVKCDITDSEQVEQAYKEIEDAHGPVEVLIANAGITKDTLLMRMSEEDFTSVVDTNLTGTFRVVKRANRGMLRAKKGRVVLISSVVGLFGGPGQANYAASKAALVGFARSLARELGSRNITFNVVAPGFVDTDMTKVLTDEQRATIVSQVPLGRYAEPEEVAATVRFLASDDASYITGAVIPVDGGLGMGH; encoded by the coding sequence TTGAGCCGCTCGGTTCTCGTCACTGGAGGCAACCGGGGCATCGGCCTCGCCATCGCCCGCGCTTTCGCCGACAACGGCGACAAGGTCGCCGTCACGTACCGCTCCGGTGAGCCGCCGGCCGTGCTCAAGGAACTGGGCGTCCTGGCCGTCAAGTGCGACATCACCGACTCCGAGCAGGTGGAGCAGGCCTACAAGGAGATCGAGGACGCGCACGGCCCGGTCGAGGTCCTGATCGCCAACGCCGGCATCACCAAGGACACGCTCCTGATGCGGATGTCCGAGGAGGACTTCACCTCGGTCGTCGACACCAACCTGACCGGCACCTTCCGGGTCGTCAAGCGTGCCAACCGCGGCATGCTGCGCGCCAAGAAGGGCCGTGTCGTCCTCATCTCGTCGGTCGTCGGCCTCTTCGGCGGCCCCGGCCAGGCCAACTACGCCGCCTCCAAGGCCGCCCTGGTCGGCTTCGCGCGGTCCCTCGCCCGTGAGCTGGGCTCGCGCAACATCACCTTCAACGTCGTCGCGCCCGGCTTCGTCGACACCGACATGACCAAGGTGCTCACCGACGAGCAGCGCGCCACGATCGTGTCTCAGGTGCCGCTCGGCCGGTACGCGGAGCCCGAGGAGGTCGCCGCGACGGTGCGGTTCCTCGCCTCGGACGACGCCTCGTACATCACTGGAGCCGTCATCCCCGTTGACGGCGGACTGGGAATGGGTCACTGA
- a CDS encoding DEAD/DEAH box helicase gives MDAFGVHHDLVAEYEAFTSSLVAVRDPDIESHLDDERKRKTRWPDPKLALNPTFRSGRTVAALCDDGLLHPLCREYFRHKEHENDPGSRTLSLHQHQREAIVAADRGDSYVVTTGTGSGKSLTYIVPIVHEVLHRPNPDGISAIVVYPMNALANSQLHELEKYLTWGVPEESRKVAFARYTGQEAAEQKLQVLRNKPDILLTNYVMLDYLLTRPGERRELIGAARGLRFLALDELHTYRGRQGADVALLVRRLRDACEAPELQCIGTSATMATGVTFVEAREEIAKVVTRLFGTEIRPDRVIGETLERSTDPGPDATPGVHPCAPLGDAVRRAAAVPDELPTEYEALCSDPLAVWVEDTVGLAVEESSGRLVRRPPLTIPQAAGLLAEASGESAEVCQGSPAAPTTAALR, from the coding sequence ATGGACGCCTTCGGTGTCCACCACGACCTCGTCGCCGAGTACGAGGCGTTCACGAGCTCGCTCGTGGCCGTGCGGGATCCGGACATCGAGAGCCACCTGGACGACGAGCGGAAGCGGAAAACCCGCTGGCCCGATCCCAAACTCGCCCTGAACCCCACCTTCCGCAGCGGCAGGACCGTGGCCGCGCTGTGCGACGACGGCCTGCTGCATCCACTGTGCCGCGAGTACTTCCGGCACAAGGAACACGAGAACGACCCCGGCAGCCGCACCCTCTCCCTCCACCAGCACCAGCGCGAGGCCATCGTGGCCGCCGACCGTGGTGACTCGTACGTCGTGACCACGGGTACCGGTTCCGGCAAGAGCCTGACCTACATCGTGCCGATCGTCCACGAGGTCCTGCACCGGCCCAACCCCGACGGGATCTCGGCGATCGTCGTCTATCCCATGAACGCACTGGCCAACAGCCAGCTCCACGAACTGGAGAAGTACCTCACGTGGGGTGTCCCGGAGGAGTCCCGCAAGGTCGCCTTCGCCCGGTACACCGGCCAGGAGGCCGCCGAGCAGAAGCTCCAGGTCCTGCGGAACAAGCCGGACATCCTGCTGACCAACTACGTGATGCTGGACTACCTCCTCACCCGCCCCGGCGAACGGCGGGAGCTGATCGGCGCGGCCCGGGGCCTCCGCTTCCTGGCCCTCGACGAGCTGCACACATACCGCGGTCGCCAGGGCGCCGACGTCGCCCTCCTGGTACGACGGCTGCGGGACGCCTGCGAGGCGCCGGAGCTTCAGTGCATCGGGACGTCGGCGACCATGGCCACCGGGGTGACCTTCGTCGAGGCCCGGGAGGAGATCGCGAAGGTCGTCACTCGTCTGTTCGGGACGGAGATCCGTCCGGACCGTGTCATCGGCGAGACGCTGGAGCGTTCGACTGACCCCGGCCCCGACGCCACGCCTGGCGTCCATCCTTGCGCTCCTCTCGGCGATGCCGTGCGTCGGGCGGCAGCCGTCCCAGACGAACTGCCAACCGAGTACGAAGCCCTGTGCAGCGACCCCCTGGCCGTCTGGGTCGAGGACACGGTCGGTCTAGCCGTCGAGGAATCGAGCGGGCGCCTCGTACGCCGCCCTCCGCTCACGATCCCGCAGGCCGCCGGTCTGCTCGCCGAAGCGAGTGGGGAATCCGCCGAGGTGTGTCAAGGTTCCCCGGCGGCGCCGACTACGGCCGCTCTACGGTGA
- the fabI gene encoding enoyl-ACP reductase FabI, with the protein MSGILEGKRILITGVLMESSIAFHAAKLAQEQGAEIILTAFPRPTLTERIARKLPKPTKVIELDVTNDEHLGRLADLVGEELGGLDGVVHSIGFAPQDALGGNFLNTPFESVATAMHVSAYSLKSLTMACLPLMQNGGSVVGLTFDAQYAWPQYDWMGPAKAALEATSRYIARDLGKQNIRCNLISAGPIGSMAAKSIPGFSDLAAVWDHRSPLEWDLKDPEPAGKGIVALLSDWFPKTTGEIIHVDGGLHAIGA; encoded by the coding sequence ATGAGTGGAATCCTCGAGGGCAAGCGCATCCTGATCACGGGTGTGCTGATGGAGTCCTCCATCGCCTTCCACGCGGCCAAGCTGGCTCAGGAGCAGGGTGCCGAGATCATCCTCACCGCGTTCCCGCGGCCCACGCTGACCGAGCGCATCGCCAGGAAGCTGCCGAAGCCCACCAAGGTCATCGAGCTCGACGTCACCAACGACGAGCACCTCGGGCGCCTGGCCGACCTCGTCGGCGAGGAGCTCGGCGGCCTCGACGGCGTCGTCCACTCCATCGGTTTCGCCCCCCAGGACGCCCTCGGCGGCAACTTCCTCAACACGCCGTTCGAGTCCGTCGCCACCGCCATGCACGTCTCGGCGTACTCCCTGAAGTCGCTGACCATGGCCTGCCTGCCGCTGATGCAGAACGGCGGCTCGGTCGTCGGCCTCACCTTCGACGCCCAGTACGCCTGGCCGCAGTACGACTGGATGGGCCCGGCCAAGGCCGCCCTGGAGGCCACCAGCCGCTACATCGCGCGCGACCTGGGCAAGCAGAACATCCGCTGCAACCTCATCTCGGCCGGCCCCATCGGCTCCATGGCCGCCAAGTCCATCCCGGGCTTCAGCGACCTGGCCGCCGTCTGGGACCACCGTTCCCCGCTGGAGTGGGACCTCAAGGACCCGGAGCCGGCCGGCAAGGGCATCGTCGCCCTGCTGAGCGACTGGTTCCCGAAGACCACCGGCGAGATCATCCACGTGGACGGCGGTCTGCACGCCATCGGCGCCTGA
- a CDS encoding metallopeptidase TldD-related protein: protein MSARNSKPHEIVERALELSRADGCVVIADEHSTANLRWAGNALTTNGVTRGRSLTVVATVDGKEGTASGVVSRSAVTADDLEPLVRAAEAAARGAGPAEDAQPLVTGVPEAPDFTDAPAETSSAVFADFAPALGEAFARARAGGRELYGFANHELVSTYVGTSTGLRLRHDQPTGTLELNAKSPDRTRSAWAGRSTRDFKDVDPGTLDAELAVRLGWAERRVDLPAGRYETLLPPTAVADLLIYQLWSASARDAVEGRTVFSKPGGGTRVGEKLTGLPLTLRSDPNEPGLESAPFVIAHSSGGDQSVFDNGLPVGATEWVSQGELKHLTTTRHTAGLTGLPVAPAGGNLILDGGRDLSLEDMVSATERGLLLTCLWYIREVDPATLLLTGLTRDGVYLVENGQVTGQVNNFRFNESPVDLLGRATEAGRTEKTLPREWSDWFTRAAMPALRVPDFNMSSVSQGV from the coding sequence ATGAGCGCCCGTAACAGCAAGCCGCACGAGATCGTCGAGCGCGCTCTCGAACTGTCCCGGGCCGACGGCTGCGTGGTCATCGCCGACGAGCACTCCACCGCCAACCTGCGCTGGGCCGGCAACGCGCTCACCACCAACGGCGTCACCCGGGGCCGTTCGCTCACCGTCGTCGCCACCGTGGACGGCAAGGAGGGCACGGCCTCGGGCGTCGTCTCCCGGTCGGCCGTGACCGCCGACGACCTGGAGCCCCTGGTGCGGGCCGCCGAGGCCGCCGCGCGCGGTGCCGGGCCCGCCGAGGACGCGCAGCCGCTGGTCACCGGCGTACCGGAGGCGCCGGACTTCACCGACGCGCCCGCCGAGACCTCATCCGCCGTGTTCGCCGACTTCGCCCCGGCGCTCGGCGAGGCCTTCGCACGCGCGCGTGCCGGTGGCCGCGAGCTGTACGGCTTCGCCAACCACGAGCTGGTGTCGACGTACGTGGGCACCTCGACCGGGCTGCGCCTGCGGCACGACCAGCCCACCGGCACGCTGGAGCTGAACGCCAAGTCGCCGGACCGTACCCGCTCGGCCTGGGCCGGACGCTCCACGCGGGACTTCAAGGACGTCGACCCCGGCACGCTCGACGCCGAGCTCGCGGTACGGCTCGGCTGGGCCGAGCGGCGGGTGGACCTGCCGGCCGGCCGGTACGAGACGCTGCTGCCGCCGACCGCGGTCGCCGACCTGCTGATCTACCAGCTGTGGTCGGCGTCCGCGCGGGACGCGGTCGAGGGCCGGACGGTGTTCTCCAAGCCGGGCGGCGGCACCCGTGTCGGCGAGAAGCTGACCGGACTGCCGCTGACCCTGCGCAGCGACCCGAACGAGCCGGGCCTGGAGTCCGCGCCCTTCGTCATCGCGCACTCCTCCGGCGGCGACCAGTCCGTCTTCGACAACGGGCTGCCCGTGGGTGCCACCGAGTGGGTGTCGCAGGGCGAGCTGAAGCACCTGACGACCACCCGGCACACCGCCGGTCTGACCGGGCTCCCGGTCGCCCCGGCGGGCGGGAACCTGATCCTGGACGGCGGCCGGGACCTGTCCCTGGAGGACATGGTCTCCGCCACCGAGCGCGGGCTGCTGCTGACCTGCCTCTGGTACATCCGCGAGGTCGACCCGGCGACGCTGCTGCTCACGGGCCTGACCCGGGACGGCGTCTACCTGGTGGAGAACGGCCAGGTCACCGGGCAGGTGAACAACTTCAGGTTCAACGAGTCGCCGGTGGACCTGCTGGGGCGGGCGACCGAGGCCGGGCGCACGGAAAAGACGCTGCCGCGGGAGTGGAGCGACTGGTTCACTAGGGCTGCGATGCCCGCGCTGCGGGTGCCCGACTTCAATATGAGCTCTGTCAGCCAGGGCGTATAA
- a CDS encoding SGM_5486 family transporter-associated protein — protein MPVLDPNPQNGQKKMLIVFGSFFAIFIVIAVIATLASP, from the coding sequence ATGCCAGTGCTCGACCCGAACCCCCAGAACGGTCAGAAGAAGATGCTGATCGTCTTCGGCTCGTTCTTCGCCATCTTCATCGTCATCGCCGTCATCGCGACGCTCGCGTCCCCCTGA
- a CDS encoding histidine phosphatase family protein, producing MSVAESRRIVLFRHAKADWPQVTDHERPLAERGRMDAAVAGRKLADSGITFDLALCSTSVRTRETWKLAVHELAHRPKTVYEERVYEASPGELIAVLNEVPDEVQTVILIGHNPGVHGLAEILAGSADTDARDRMDRRGFPAAAFAVLTYEGSWKALEPGAATLADYWAPSE from the coding sequence ATGAGCGTCGCAGAATCCCGCAGGATTGTCCTCTTCCGCCATGCGAAAGCCGACTGGCCACAGGTGACCGATCACGAGCGACCGCTCGCTGAGCGGGGCCGAATGGACGCCGCCGTCGCCGGACGTAAGCTCGCGGACAGCGGCATCACCTTCGACCTGGCCCTGTGCTCCACCTCCGTGCGTACCCGGGAGACGTGGAAGCTCGCCGTCCACGAGCTCGCGCACCGGCCGAAAACCGTCTATGAGGAGCGGGTGTACGAGGCCTCGCCGGGCGAGCTCATCGCCGTGCTCAACGAGGTGCCCGACGAGGTGCAGACCGTCATCCTCATCGGCCACAACCCCGGCGTGCACGGCCTGGCCGAGATCCTCGCCGGCAGCGCGGACACCGACGCCCGTGATCGGATGGACCGCCGGGGCTTTCCCGCCGCCGCCTTCGCCGTCCTGACGTACGAGGGCTCCTGGAAGGCCCTGGAGCCCGGTGCGGCCACGCTCGCGGACTACTGGGCACCGTCCGAGTGA
- a CDS encoding FadR/GntR family transcriptional regulator, protein MPLSHPRRSALSEQVIAALRNQITSGEWPVGSRIPTEPELVEQLGVARNTVREAVRALAHNGLLDIRQGSGTYVSATSELAGVMHRRFAGADPRHIAELRSTLESSAARLAAARRTEKDLRQLDALLARREQAWRSGDAEAFVTADATLHLAVVAASHNDVLTAMYADLGEVLREWLRADVGAELTPQSYMDHTRLVEAIRAGDADAAAKEAASYPFLCRPDRFRSPSGD, encoded by the coding sequence ATGCCTCTGAGTCATCCGCGCCGCTCGGCGCTGTCCGAGCAGGTCATCGCCGCGCTGCGGAACCAGATCACCTCGGGTGAGTGGCCGGTCGGCTCGCGCATCCCCACCGAGCCGGAACTGGTCGAGCAGCTCGGGGTGGCCCGCAACACCGTCCGGGAGGCCGTCCGGGCGCTGGCCCACAACGGCCTGCTGGACATCCGCCAGGGCTCGGGAACGTACGTCTCGGCCACCAGTGAGCTGGCCGGCGTGATGCACCGCCGGTTCGCCGGCGCCGATCCCCGGCACATCGCCGAGTTGCGCTCCACGCTGGAGTCGTCGGCGGCCCGGCTGGCCGCGGCGCGCCGCACCGAGAAGGACCTCAGGCAGCTCGACGCTCTCCTGGCGCGCCGCGAGCAGGCCTGGCGGTCGGGCGACGCGGAGGCCTTCGTGACGGCGGACGCGACCCTGCACCTGGCCGTGGTGGCCGCCTCGCACAACGACGTGCTGACGGCGATGTACGCCGACCTGGGCGAGGTGCTGCGGGAGTGGCTGCGCGCGGACGTCGGCGCCGAGCTGACGCCCCAGTCGTACATGGACCACACCCGGCTGGTCGAGGCGATCCGCGCGGGTGACGCGGACGCGGCCGCCAAGGAGGCGGCGAGCTACCCGTTCCTGTGCCGTCCGGACCGGTTCAGGTCACCTTCCGGTGACTGA
- a CDS encoding type II toxin-antitoxin system VapC family toxin has product MDSSALITLLTGRANASALESFLTSFPQATLATCTIGFVETVRHLDRAGSFPRALADLDERVTEILLGREVRDLATRVDPGLRALDALHVASALSVEGELAAFMTYDRRMLDAARKEGLPAHAPGMAP; this is encoded by the coding sequence ATGGACTCCTCTGCGCTGATCACCTTGCTGACCGGCAGGGCGAACGCCTCCGCGCTCGAATCGTTCCTCACGAGCTTCCCGCAGGCCACGCTGGCCACCTGCACGATCGGCTTCGTGGAGACGGTGCGGCATTTGGACCGGGCCGGCAGCTTTCCACGGGCTCTGGCCGATCTCGATGAGCGGGTGACGGAAATCCTCCTCGGTCGTGAGGTCCGCGACCTCGCCACCCGTGTCGATCCCGGACTGCGCGCACTGGATGCCCTCCATGTGGCGAGCGCTCTTTCGGTGGAGGGGGAACTGGCGGCGTTCATGACGTACGACCGTCGGATGCTCGACGCGGCACGCAAGGAAGGGCTGCCCGCCCACGCTCCCGGAATGGCGCCCTGA